The nucleotide window gcgcagctggaagaaaacaaaactagaggtttttcgcaatttgtggaaagagagcatgattgcatacagaaaggccataaaaactgctagatctgcttatttctcatctcttttagaagaaaacaaacacaaccctaagtatttattcgatacagtggctaaattatcaaaaaataaagcttcagcttctgatgtttgtaaacaacacagcagtaatgactttatgaacttctttactagtaagattgataatattaggaataaaattataaccatgcagccgtctattacagtatcacttcagacagagcactgcagggtcactgaggaaaaattacactcattcactgctataggaggagaagaactggctaaacttgtaaaatcatcaaaatcaacaacatgtatgcttgaccctataccgtctaggctattaaaagagatacttccagaggtcatagatcctctgcttaatatcattaattcatctttgacattaggatatgtacctaaaacttttaagttggctataattaaaccacttattaaaaaaacgcaacttgatcctaaagaattagtcaattacaggccaatctcgaatctaccgtttctatcaaaaatactagaaaaggccgtgtcttcacaattatgttcttttttagaaagaaatggtatatgtgaggatttccagtcaggatttagaccgtatcatagcactgagactgctctaattagagttacaaatgatttactcttatcatctgatcgtggttgtatctctctattagtgttactcgatcttagcgctgcatttgatactatcgatcacaatattcttctgaatagaatcgaaaattatgttggcgttagtggaactgctttggcatggtttaaatcgtacttatctgatcgttatcagtttgtagcagtaaatgaagagatgtcacaccgatcacaagttcagtatggggtaccgcaaggctcagtgttaggaccgttgcttttcaccctgtatatactaccactgggagatatcattaagaagcatggcgttagttttcattgttatgctgacgatactcagctctatatttcctcacgccctgatgaaacctaccaattcacaagattaacagaatgcatagctgatataaaaaattggatgaatagtaattttctgcaacttaattcagataaaactgaatttttaattattggacagaaaagctccacaagtagtaaccgagaatactgtctaacacttgatgactgctctgtcaagccctcgtcgtcagtgaggaacctgggtgtgctctttgataccaatctttcatttgaaagccacatttctagcatctgtaaaaccgcattctatcatcttaaaaatatatctaaattacggcacatgctttcaatgcaaaatgctgaacagttagtacatgcgttcatgagctcaaggctagattattgtaatgctctactgggtggttgccctgctctcttaataaacaaactccagctagtccaaaatgcagcagctagagttcttactagaaccaggaagtatgatcatattagtccagttctgtcaacactgcactggctccctattaaacatcgcatacattttaaaatcttgcttattacttacaaagcactaaatagtttagctccccggtacttaagcgagctcttaacgcattataccccatcacgtcgattgcggtctcaaaactctggccagttgataatacctagaatatctaaatcaactgcaggcggtcgatcattttcctatttagctcctaaattgtggaatagtcttcctagcattgttcgggaagcagacacactctgtcagtttaaatctagactaaaaacacatctctttactatggcatacacatagaacatttttaactttcattattcaattcaattgactgattgttaggctgcattaactaggtcagccggaactgggaacacttcccataacacctgatgtactcgttacatcataaaaagagtgacatctacactaatgtaagtctctctgtttatcctgaggtttatcccggatctgggccctgtccggatcggatggtggacctgcctggacatgaccaacgcatcctggagtgtctgctgagccgtgtcaaatggtgtctcctccgaatttgcctcactggcacgacatgctcaaaacccgtcttcggcgcaataattccgatctttcatgtattcatactcttgtgtaattgacgccccatcctaaataaatctgtctcttccgtgataccctgaaaattttgaataattcgatctaatatgatttccgacctgtaaggttgccagaataataatcttacacggtgtgttaataggccagaggagaactggcaccccgactgagtctggtttctcccaaggtttatttttctccatcatgccccgatggagttttggttccttgccactgtcgcctttggcttggcttgctcagttggggacactaaaaatatgattaaagttattcaacttattatacaaataaaatatatgaattaggtcttatttaattctataaactataatactgatctgccaacattgtcgctatatgataaattaaaataagctgataacatcactgttttctccagtacgactgtacagccaaatctaattttgtcgcaatattatcctgtttgacactgtgaagctgctttgacacaatcgtgattgtaaaagcgctatataaataaagttgattgattgattgattgattgaaatcaGCTGCATAGTTATTAAGTTTAGTTTACTGCAGTTAAATAAATAGACTAAAGTATAATTGGAGTAAAATCCAGAGCAGTTGTTTCAACTTATGgttttaagttaaaacaacaattacacTTGTTCATTCAACAGAAAATCTAGTGTAGTTATTTCAACAtatgtttttgagttaaaacaacaattatactTGTTCACTTAACTTTCAGTCTAGTTGAGGACAAGAAAACTTAAAATGCCTTGTTGTCTCGACAATCTATCAATCTCTActgaaatttttttttcaaaactattttttacagtgtacgggGGGCAGACTGATCCAACATAGATTGTATTTTAGCTAAACTGTGTAGGATGCTATCAATTTGAGACTGCTGTTTGTGAAGTTGCTCTTGTAAAGCAGGCAAGTCTAACCCCTTCCCAGTCCCCATCGAGTTACAGGTCCCCTTGACATTAAAGTCAGCTTCTTGATGATAAAGCCCTTTGCATTGACTTCTTGTACACATTAATACAAGAAGTCAatgcaaaaaaaacacaataaacgaaaactaaacaaaacataCTTTAGCGAAAGTACAACTGCAGCACAGTTATCCAATCTCAGCGCTCAATCCCCACACGATACAATGATgatactataaaaaaaaaaaaacacacattgaCATCAACGAAAAGACTCTTGTGTATTAATTGCATCAACTCATAACTGATCGGTTTACATTTACCAGTTATTCAGCGTTCCAACGTGGCCATCAGCCTATTGAAACTACTGCAGCAATAAGTGTTTGACCCACTTCTCAGACAGAGTGTAAAAACTTCAAGTCAGCCTAAAAGgggattatttgaaaataaaaatagcacaatCAGAATGCAAGCATTTAATACAAACAAACCACACAGTTAATTCAACATACCTCAATGAAAAGGAGGCTGTACGTCAAGCACAACTTCCGAAACAAACCAATCTCGCCATGTGTCTCTGCAACTACTATTTATgcttccttaaagggttacctcaccgctttttcatattaaactatgttattcccataactaaaacgagttgatacatacctctctcgtctcagtgcgtgcacttaatctctctgacgggcagagatgatctgatagcatttagcttagcccactaagcccagttcattcactatggaaccaaacagagatcaagttagaagtaccaaacacctcaatcttttccctatttaaatacagttacacgaatagttgaacgatcaagtatggtgacaaaataaaacgtggtccttctctaatcggattaaaaaggagaactataatgtatggcggattagcacttctgagagtacttcggctcggcgcagtaaaaagtcccggccaaaACATCTTttctcacacctccccctcactctctcatttctgtctatccggttgttaaggctgacgtcacgcggcagcgcttccgggtccaaacgctctatcttataccacaagaaaaactacaaacggtgctaatatacacacacaatgtggtgtaatactacaaaaaagctataatcataacctttttctccataccaaaattccagatggccagacagcgattcatcttttttaaatcgttcaaatattaatgtatgtgaCGCTGTGAGCACAGAGACAGTTGTGcagactgtaagtatttaaaatgttaaacttttttaaacgtttgatgtttaatatgaataaatcgcgctcataaacgggcatcaatggcattctcaagtgaaacgagttgaggcttggacccagaaatggcgttccttacgtcacgacttaacaagcggatagggagatgtgagggaagatgttttggccgggactttttactgcgctgagccgaagtactctcagaagtgctattccgccatacattatagttctcctttttaatccgattagaaacgcaCCAAGTTTtattgtcaccatacttgatcgttcaactattcgtgtaactgtatttaaataggggaaacgtgaaggtgtttggtacttctaacttgatctctgtttggtaccatagtgaattaactgggcttagggagctaagctaaatgctatcagatcgtcactgcgtgtcacttaagggaataacatagtttaatatgaaaaggcagtgaagtatccctttaatcatGTGACAAAGCACCTGCACCTGAAACTCATTACTGGCTAGTCTCTTCCCACACTAGTCAAATTATAATTGAAGATATCTTGAATTGGATTTTTGTCTAGGCAAAACTTAATACGAGGTatcttgaattggaattcttccTAGTAAAAACTCATTTAAAGATATCTGCAATTTAATTATAGATATCTCTGATTTTTGACTAGAAAGATCTTTCTTTTGAGATATCTGCAATTAGCTTTGTGACTAGGAAGAATATACATGTAGATATCTGGAATTAACATTCTGACTAGTCAAAACTCCTTTATAGATATCTTAAACATGCATGCATATATGCTTTGCTAAGCCACaccttaaacattttattaaccaaTCCTACCGCGGAAACCGTTGTCATCTGCTATATTGTTTAAGAATtgtataataaaagtcctgggtctttggtcattttaaaCTCCTTTATACAGAGGGAAATCAAacgtatgaaaataaaaacGTAGCTGGGACATGTGTAAAAGTGACATATAATATGAAGATCAAGAAGGTTGTTGTCTTATTCAAGGCTATATattcaagtaataaataatgttGAGATGTACATGCTGTGGATTAAATTGTTAGTTTTTATTCCCAAATGAACACATTTAAAATCTTAAGGCTAAGCATTGTATTTGGCCTTATTCCTGGTGCAACATTACATATgctataattttaaaataacttttcaacaCACTGGTGCTCATCACTCAACACAGCAGAATATCACATCGCAGATCTTTTGCTATAATACAACACACCACTCCCACCTTGTGGATTATTACCTTTATGACATGAGTAAACACAACCTAATGTACTAATCAATGTAATCAGTAGCTACATCATGTCAacgttatttaaacatttattaacctgtaatctttttaaaatcattCTTCAACTTTTTTGACTGGGTCTGCTGGACATTTAATCATATGCATCCAAATGTTGTCACTCGTCGATTATTGGTGGAAAATTTCCTCACGTCACAACCCTACACAACAGCCGATTTGACTAGGAGCAGGTACAATTCAGATATCTTAAAATAGAATTGTGACTAGTCGAAACtgaattagagatatctctaattaccTTTGCGTATGTGTGACGCATCTATTGAAGATATCTATGACGTCattaaagatatcttaaatggagttttgactagtcaaaaTGTGTTTAGAGATATCTCGAATCAGATTTCTTACTAGTGCAATTATAATTGCAGATATCTAATTGTCATTTTGACTAGTCAAATTATAATTATCACTAGTCAAAATACAATTGTTActatctttaaatatattttaaggttTAAATGCTAACATGGCTTGCAATAGGAGGCGCGCAAGCACAGCACAGACAAGGCAAATAAGCatagtggcggaatcagaattaaatatgaacaatatatcgatatatacgatatgtcaaAATCCATatagagtttaaaaaatatctcgatatatgttaaatatcgagatatcgcccacccctagttGAGTGCATATAATAGAGTTACTTGATCAAAGTAGAGGCTTTTTTGTTGTGAGCTGACTGCAGGGATTGTAGCCAGATGGTGTTTTGAAGTAGATTCTTTGATTCTTCTACATTCCGATTGGTTGCCGCCGATTCacgtcatagctcattaccataaagttgacCTGATTTAAACTCTCCTCGTCgccggctcccattgaaaatgaatgacttaaGGTCACTTTGACGCTCTTGGCGCCGGCAATGTGAATGCACAGTAGggattttttaaagggatagttcacccaaaaatgaaaatttgctgTTTATCTGCTTTCCCCCAGGGCATTAaagatataggtgactttgtttcATTAGTCgaaaacaaattaagattttgtaGTCTGATCTTTTCTGGTGCATGAGGTCTGTACAAGATATGCTGCATAAACTACGCCAGATTGTGTACAGACCTCACGCACCAGAAGTGATCGCACACTCAAGGCTGTTGGATATAATGGTATATTAGAGagacaaaaaagtataaatactgtttggtttttcacacaaaccaatcgtttcatgtcttaagacatcaatgtgtcgtcatgagccacaaCATTTAATTTGGATTTGTCTGTgcaggttttgttttgttttgttttttactattgacatgcattatacagaCTGCAACGtttgaagttaaaaatcttcatttgtgttctactgatgaaacaacgtcacctatatcttggatatgggggtaagcagataaataaAATTTTCAGTTTTTCTGGGTGAACTAGACTGGTTAAACCCAGCCTGATTTGCTGGTGATTTGATTTCatcctgcaactcagtctgcaaacctgtacattaatttctactacttctgttacacttttgcaggaaccaatcccagactggcttatccacctggtgccTATCCACcttattggtgggtttaacttGATGACCGTTGCTTATGCCTCTTGTAGACTGATTGGTTggaggactatccaattgcgtacgggagtcatttgaataattctCGTTTATcactcttgtgcagtagaaattATATAGCAGActtcccagaccaatgttcaatctaaaattgagcttggtctggtgatagccagacaagtgaactatccctttaaggtgaaTGTATTTGAGTAGCCTGTGATTGGTGGGTCACCATTTGGTGTAATGTCCAACTGTTTGGCCAATTGGCTTTTTAATTGACAGAATGGTGAGGCTGTTTCGTCTATCCTGGCCCATTGTAGATCTcaggtagttttttttttaccagtttTAACTTGCTGAAAGCCCATTCACCTCCTGCAACTGTGACAGGAAGTGTGCAGAAAATCCTTAAAACAATGCATAGCTCTCCAAAAATGCTCTGCAGCTGCATTTTCCAGATAGCATTGAGGAGCTCAAGAGAGGACAAAGATTTTGATTTTCAAATTTTTCTGAGATCCATGTCATACATTTTTGCCAGTGTCTGGCATGCTTCTTTTATCTGCTCTGCAGTCATATCTTGCAGCTTCAGAATAGGTGCAAATGTTTCACATATCTTTGCTGTGGTCTGAAATCTGGCACTCAATGCACTGATGATGCTATCCATtgcaacaaaaaatatattgttcctGTCTTCAGTTGTTGTATCTTCTTGTGTCATCTCATCATGCATGCGTTTCCTTTTGCGCTTCCGTCTTTCTTCAGCCCAAAAATGATCAGGGACATCCGTTGTTTGCGCTACTAGGGTTGCCTCTGCAAGCAGTGAGTCCCATCTATCATGAAGAGCCTGTATTTCCTCTTGTAGTGCCTTGAAGTTTGCAGCCTGAACATCCAGAGAAATATCTCCTGCCTGAAGAATTAGCATCAGAAAAGCATAAAAAGGAATACAAAACAAAAGGTGAAGGTGAGAACACACTTCAATCCTCTGTCCCAGAGTGAAGATGGGATGACACCGGATGGAAGGTCAAAGCAAggattttatttacaataaaataaaaagagaagGCATAACAAAGATTAATGGGGGAGCAATGGCTCAGGGGAGAGTAAGGcctaaaataacaaacaaaacagttcTCTGACTAATTTAGGGAGGGATTCTAACTAACCTAAgaccaaataaacaaataaacaacataaaCTTCCCTTACCTCCCTGGCTGTGGAAAAACAGGGATAAAAGCTGTATTAAAAGAAAAAGGCACCCTCCCCTACAGCTTCCCTTacaatagtaataataaaataaaatagcgaGCACACTTGTCAATTGCTAGATTCAGTTAGCCACTGCTAACACACACAACTACTTTGATGGCAATTCAACAAAAACACAAGTTCAGTCTGGAGCAGGGGAAAGTGTGTCTCATCTCACTGCAACCAGCACCGAACTGCCCCAATATACTCTTCTCCTCAGGGTGATCAACTAAAAGatcaacaaaataataaataaataaatacgttCTTGGACGTAACACCCCCACCATTAGGAATACAGACCAGGTAGCAAAGTAGAACCTACTTACATACACTTTGAAAGTGTTAGACTAACAAGTCTAAATACACACTAAATCGCCAACTCCCCAGCCCTGGAAAGGGCATCGGCCACAATGTTGTCAGTGTCCTTGATGTGCTGGATCTGGAGATTGTAGTCCTGCAATTTGAGGGCCCAGCGCAACAGACGTTGGTTAGAAGGAGACATGCTAGAGAGAAAGGTCAAAGGGTTATGGTTTGTATACACAGTTACTGGAGTTGCAATGCTCCCAAGATAAACTTCAAAATGCTGCAGGGCCCACAATAAGGCTAATGCTTCcttttcaatcaatcaatcaatcaactttatttatatagcgcttttacaatcacgattgtgtcaaagcagcttcacagtgtcaaacaggataatattgcgacaaaattagatttggctgtacagtcgtactggagaaaacagtgatgttatcagcttattttaattcatcatatagcaacaatgttggcagatcagtatttaagtttatagaattaaataagacctaattcatacattttatttgtataataagttgaataactttaatcatatttttagtgtccccaactgagcaagccaagccaaaggcgacagtggcaaggaaccaaaactccatcagggcatgatggagaaaaataaaccttgggagaaaccagactcagtcggggtgccagttctcctctggcctattaacacatcgtgtaagattattattctggcaaccttacaggtcagaaatcatattagattggaatattcaaaatttcagggtatcacgaaagagacggatttatttggaaataaatgatgggatggcgcgtcgattacacaagagtatgaatacatgaaagatcggaattattgcgcagaagacgggttttgagcatgtcgtgccagtgaggcaaattcggaggagacagcatttgacacggctcagcagacactccaggatgagctggtcatgtccaggcaggtccaccatccgatccggacagggcccagatccgggataaacctcgggataaacgaggtttatcccggatcacAAAATTTTCAATAGTGCTATATGACTTCTGATGCTAAATAGGAAACAGGGTGTTCAATGCAGTGAGCATCCTCCTGGATcagaactgctccagcaccagaAGTGCTGGCATCCACTTGCAGTTTGAATGGGAAATCAAAGTCAGGTGCCAGCAGCACATGAGCATTACATAAGAGATCTTTTGCTGCTTCAAAAGCTCGGTCACATTCACAGTTCCACTTACAAACTCTTGTTGTGCTTAACAAGTCTGTGAGGGGAGCAACTACTGATGAAAAGTTCTTGCAGAAGCCCCTGTAATAACCTGACATCCCCAGGAACCATCGAAGTTCACGCTTGTTGCAGGGCTTAGGAAAGTTCAGAATGGCTTCAATCTTAGCTTCCACTGGCTTTACAAAACCATGACCCAACTTTTTCCCCAGGTAGGTCACTGTGGCCTTTCCTACCTCACACTTTGCCAGGTTCAGGGTTAGAGGCATGTGCCAACCTGCTAAAAACCATCTCCAGGGTTGTAATGTGGTCTTCCCAGGATTTGGTATAGATCACAATATC belongs to Pseudorasbora parva isolate DD20220531a chromosome 22, ASM2467924v1, whole genome shotgun sequence and includes:
- the LOC137058260 gene encoding uncharacterized protein, coding for MPLTLNLAKCEVGKATVTYLGKKLGHGFVKPVEAKIEAILNFPKPCNKRELRWFLGMSGYYRGFCKNFSSVVAPLTDLLSTTRVCKWNCECDRAFEAAKDLLCNAHVLLAPDFDFPFKLQVDASTSGAGAVLIQEDAHCIEHPVSYLASEVI